A window of Leptotrichia wadei contains these coding sequences:
- the lysS gene encoding lysine--tRNA ligase, with amino-acid sequence MSNQNQNDNGIIKEKLKKVEELKEIGVEPYGRKYEKLNNISEINQYDETCDKVFKTAGRIVAFRRMGKNGFGKIQDPTGQIQYYVKKEEVGENQYEIYKKMGLGDFIGLEGHLFRTKTGELTLRVDSFEVLSKNIRPLPEKFHGLTNVETRYRQRYVDLVMNREVMETMKKRFQVIRFFRSYLEKKGFTEVETPMMHPIAGGATARPFVTHHNALDMELFLRIAPELYLKRLLVGGFEKVFEINRSFRNEGISVKHNPEFTMMELYQAYADFNDMMDLTEDLISSLTMELHGKYEIQYEDKKINMAKPWRRVTMKEIVKETTGFDFDSISSDEEAVSIAKEFGIPLEKDKTYTKFGILNLFFEEKVEETLISPTFVTEYPKEISPLSKNQKGETEWVDRFELFISGREFANAYSELNDPRDQKERFEEQVKLKEAGDDEAQGMDLDYIRALEYGMPPAGGLGIGIDRLVMLQTNSASIRDVILFPTLRKEDIEL; translated from the coding sequence ATGAGCAATCAAAACCAGAATGATAATGGTATTATAAAAGAAAAATTAAAAAAAGTAGAAGAACTAAAGGAAATTGGTGTTGAACCATATGGAAGAAAGTATGAGAAATTAAATAATATTTCTGAAATAAATCAATATGATGAAACTTGTGATAAAGTGTTTAAGACAGCAGGAAGAATTGTTGCTTTCAGAAGAATGGGTAAAAATGGATTTGGGAAAATCCAAGATCCAACTGGACAAATTCAATATTATGTGAAAAAAGAAGAAGTTGGAGAAAATCAATACGAAATTTATAAAAAGATGGGCCTTGGAGATTTTATTGGACTTGAAGGACATTTATTTAGAACTAAGACTGGAGAATTGACTTTAAGAGTAGATTCTTTTGAAGTGCTGTCTAAAAATATACGTCCGCTTCCAGAAAAATTTCACGGATTAACTAATGTAGAAACTCGTTACAGACAAAGATATGTTGATTTAGTAATGAATAGAGAAGTTATGGAAACTATGAAAAAAAGATTCCAAGTTATTAGATTTTTTAGAAGCTATTTAGAAAAAAAAGGATTTACGGAAGTTGAAACTCCAATGATGCACCCAATCGCAGGTGGAGCAACTGCAAGACCATTTGTAACGCATCACAACGCATTAGATATGGAATTATTTTTGAGAATTGCACCAGAACTTTATTTAAAAAGACTTTTAGTTGGTGGATTTGAAAAAGTATTTGAAATTAACAGAAGTTTTAGGAATGAAGGAATTTCTGTAAAACATAATCCTGAATTTACAATGATGGAACTTTATCAAGCGTATGCTGATTTTAATGATATGATGGACTTGACAGAAGATTTGATTTCTAGCTTGACAATGGAATTACACGGAAAATATGAAATCCAATATGAAGATAAAAAAATAAATATGGCAAAACCTTGGAGAAGAGTTACAATGAAAGAAATTGTAAAAGAAACTACAGGATTTGATTTTGATTCAATTTCAAGCGATGAAGAAGCTGTTTCAATTGCAAAAGAATTCGGAATTCCTTTAGAAAAAGATAAAACTTATACAAAATTTGGAATCTTAAATTTATTCTTTGAAGAAAAAGTTGAAGAAACATTGATTAGCCCAACATTTGTAACAGAATATCCAAAAGAAATTTCACCGCTTTCAAAAAATCAAAAAGGTGAAACTGAATGGGTAGATAGATTTGAGCTATTTATTTCTGGAAGAGAATTTGCAAATGCATATTCAGAATTAAATGATCCAAGAGATCAAAAAGAAAGATTTGAAGAGCAAGTTAAATTGAAAGAAGCAGGAGATGATGAAGCACAAGGAATGGATTTAGATTACATCAGAGCTTTGGAATATGGAATGCCGCCTGCAGGAGGATTAGGAATTGGAATTGATAGATTAGTTATGTTACAAACTAATTCAGCATCAATTAGAGACGTAATCTTGTTCCCAACATTAAGAAAAGAAGACATCGAATTATAA
- a CDS encoding PepSY domain-containing protein: MKNKFLKVVLLGCLVLGSLSFAGSKDYKKSNFSHKKSSYKRSKITPARAKQIALAKVPGATLRNIKDFEFDEDSYEGEIHYRGYTYEFEIDAYTGRITDWDVDRD; the protein is encoded by the coding sequence ATGAAAAATAAATTCTTAAAAGTAGTATTGCTAGGTTGTTTGGTATTAGGTTCTTTGAGTTTTGCTGGAAGTAAAGATTATAAAAAATCAAATTTCAGCCATAAAAAAAGTTCTTATAAAAGATCAAAAATAACCCCAGCAAGAGCTAAACAAATAGCATTGGCAAAAGTTCCAGGTGCAACGCTGAGAAATATTAAAGATTTTGAGTTTGATGAAGATTCTTATGAAGGAGAAATTCATTACAGAGGTTACACTTATGAGTTTGAAATCGATGCGTACACTGGAAGAATCACAGATTGGGATGTAGATAGAGATTAG
- a CDS encoding flavodoxin, with the protein MAKVGIFFGSTTGVTEDIAHKIAEKIDGAEVFNIDGNEDKLEDYDVLLLGTSTWGFGDLQDDWAAVLDDLASKDLSSKKVGYFGSGDQGTFSDTFMDGIAIIDEEIQKTGATIIGKTSTEGYEFNESRAAKDGEFLGLALDEVNQSELTDERIDAWVEQIQKEF; encoded by the coding sequence ATGGCAAAAGTAGGAATTTTTTTCGGATCAACAACAGGAGTAACTGAGGATATTGCTCATAAGATTGCAGAAAAAATTGATGGAGCAGAAGTTTTTAATATTGATGGAAATGAGGATAAATTAGAAGATTATGATGTACTTCTTTTAGGTACTTCTACTTGGGGATTTGGAGATTTGCAAGATGACTGGGCAGCAGTTTTAGATGATTTAGCAAGCAAAGATTTAAGCAGTAAGAAAGTAGGATATTTTGGAAGCGGAGACCAAGGAACTTTCTCTGATACGTTTATGGACGGAATCGCCATCATTGATGAAGAAATCCAAAAAACTGGAGCAACAATCATTGGAAAAACTTCAACTGAAGGATATGAATTCAATGAATCAAGAGCAGCAAAAGATGGAGAATTTTTAGGGCTTGCTCTAGATGAAGTTAATCAATCTGAATTGACAGATGAAAGAATTGACGCATGGGTTGAACAAATCCAAAAGGAATTTTAA
- the epsC gene encoding serine O-acetyltransferase EpsC has product MIIIFKWLVSEINNIAEKDPAVRYKIEVFLYPSLHAIINHKIAHFFQKHKLYFLARLISQISRFFTGIEIHPGAKLGSKVFFDHGMGIVIGETAEIGDNCVIYHGVTLGGVSTSKTKRHPTLKNNVIVGTGAKLLGNIVVGNNVKIGANSVVLKDIPDNAVAVGIPARIIPKTEEDYYMWHI; this is encoded by the coding sequence GTGATTATTATTTTTAAATGGTTAGTAAGTGAAATAAATAATATAGCAGAAAAAGATCCAGCTGTCAGATATAAAATAGAAGTTTTCCTTTATCCATCGCTACATGCGATTATTAATCATAAAATTGCCCACTTTTTTCAAAAACATAAATTATATTTTTTAGCAAGATTAATTTCTCAAATTTCACGTTTTTTTACGGGAATAGAAATTCATCCAGGAGCAAAATTAGGAAGTAAAGTATTTTTCGATCACGGAATGGGAATCGTAATTGGAGAAACTGCTGAAATAGGCGATAACTGTGTCATTTATCATGGTGTAACCCTAGGTGGAGTAAGCACTTCCAAAACTAAAAGACACCCTACATTAAAAAATAACGTTATAGTAGGAACAGGAGCAAAACTGCTGGGAAATATTGTAGTTGGAAATAATGTGAAAATTGGAGCAAATTCAGTTGTTTTAAAGGATATTCCAGATAATGCGGTAGCGGTAGGTATTCCGGCTAGAATCATCCCAAAAACAGAGGAAGATTATTATATGTGGCATATCTAA
- the cysK gene encoding cysteine synthase A, which translates to MIYENILDLIGNTPVVKLKFLNDENIADIYVKLEKYNIGGSVKDRAALGMIEAAEKEGKLKPGGTIVEPTSGNTGIALALIGKAKGYRVVIVMPDSMSVERRSILAAYGAELILTEGAKGMKGAIAEAEKLAAENGYFLPQQFENPANPAKHYETTAKEILDDFPQIDAFISGVGTAGTLSGVGKRLKEERPGVKVFAVEPATSAVLSGEQPGKHFQQGLGAGFIPGNYDASLVDGIIKVTNEQAVEFATRASKENGLFIGISSGSAIAAAYEVAKKLGKGKKVVAILPDGGEKYLSIEAFRNSL; encoded by the coding sequence ATGATTTACGAAAATATCTTAGACTTAATTGGAAATACGCCTGTGGTGAAATTAAAATTCTTAAATGATGAAAATATTGCTGATATTTATGTTAAACTTGAAAAATATAATATTGGTGGAAGTGTAAAGGATAGAGCGGCTCTTGGAATGATAGAAGCAGCTGAAAAAGAAGGAAAATTGAAACCAGGTGGAACAATTGTTGAACCTACTTCTGGAAATACTGGTATTGCACTTGCATTAATCGGTAAAGCAAAAGGTTATAGAGTGGTAATTGTAATGCCTGATTCAATGAGCGTGGAAAGAAGAAGCATTTTAGCAGCTTATGGAGCTGAATTAATATTAACTGAAGGAGCAAAAGGTATGAAAGGGGCAATTGCCGAAGCTGAAAAATTAGCAGCTGAAAATGGATATTTCTTGCCTCAACAATTTGAAAATCCTGCAAACCCTGCAAAACACTATGAAACAACTGCAAAAGAAATTTTAGATGATTTTCCTCAAATTGATGCTTTTATATCTGGAGTTGGAACTGCAGGAACGTTATCAGGGGTTGGAAAAAGATTAAAGGAAGAAAGACCAGGAGTTAAAGTATTTGCCGTTGAACCTGCAACTTCTGCAGTATTGTCAGGTGAACAACCTGGAAAACACTTTCAACAAGGACTTGGAGCAGGATTTATTCCTGGAAACTACGATGCCAGCCTTGTAGACGGAATTATAAAAGTAACTAATGAACAAGCGGTAGAATTTGCAACAAGAGCTTCAAAGGAAAATGGACTATTTATTGGAATTTCTTCTGGAAGTGCAATTGCAGCAGCTTATGAAGTAGCTAAAAAATTAGGAAAAGGTAAAAAAGTTGTAGCAATTTTACCAGATGGTGGAGAAAAATACTTATCAATTGAAGCATTTAGAAACAGTTTATAA
- a CDS encoding M3 family oligoendopeptidase, with translation MKFNEYEYEHLDLEKIKAEFSRLIESFKKAKNMKGQVVAFDEIIKLRNHIETMQTLVSVRHSIDTNDEFYDKENEYMDEISPILFGFTNDFYKALVNSKFKDELIQKYGKFLFDLAENTLKTFSPEIIPDAQEENRLSSKYSKLIASAKIDFDGKELNLSQMVPYTQSKDRNIRIEAAKKVAQFFAENQDEFDNIYDSLVKVRTRMAQKMGYKNFVEFGYKQLSRLEYDAKMVEDYRKQVLENIVPLHTELRERQGKRLGVEKLRFYDEAIKFNSGNADPHGSPEWILNNGKTMYKELSKETDEFFTFMTENNLLDLLSKKGKMSGGYCTYIPEHKAPFIFANFNGTSHDIDVLTHEAGHAFQVYQSRGFEVPEYLWPSYEACEIHSMSMEFLTWPWMDLFFENDTDKYKFIHLSEALLFIPYGVTVDEFQHWVYENPEATPKERREKWIEIEKKYLPTRDYGEVEELKNGIFWFRQGHIFSSPFYYIDYTLAQVCAFQFWIKSRENREKAWQDYLNLCKLGGSKPFFELMKSANLKNPFEEGTLAFVIPKIKEYLDNVDDMNL, from the coding sequence ATGAAATTTAATGAATACGAATACGAACATTTGGATTTGGAAAAAATAAAGGCAGAATTTTCTAGACTTATAGAAAGTTTTAAAAAGGCTAAAAATATGAAAGGACAAGTTGTTGCATTTGATGAAATTATAAAACTGAGAAATCATATTGAAACTATGCAGACACTTGTTTCAGTTCGTCATAGCATTGATACGAATGATGAGTTTTATGATAAGGAAAATGAGTATATGGATGAAATTAGCCCTATTCTTTTTGGATTTACAAATGATTTTTATAAGGCTCTTGTAAATTCAAAATTTAAAGATGAACTTATCCAAAAATATGGAAAATTTTTATTTGATTTGGCAGAAAACACATTGAAAACATTTTCACCTGAAATTATTCCAGATGCTCAAGAAGAAAACAGATTATCTAGTAAATATTCAAAATTAATTGCCAGTGCAAAAATAGATTTTGATGGAAAAGAGCTTAATTTGTCACAAATGGTTCCTTATACACAGTCAAAAGATAGAAATATAAGAATTGAAGCGGCTAAAAAAGTTGCTCAATTTTTTGCTGAAAATCAAGATGAATTTGATAATATTTATGATTCGCTTGTAAAAGTCAGAACTAGAATGGCTCAAAAAATGGGATATAAAAATTTTGTGGAATTCGGATATAAACAATTATCAAGACTTGAATATGATGCAAAAATGGTAGAAGACTACAGAAAGCAAGTGCTTGAAAATATTGTGCCGCTACATACTGAACTTCGTGAAAGACAAGGGAAAAGACTTGGAGTGGAAAAACTTAGATTTTATGATGAAGCTATAAAATTTAATTCTGGAAATGCTGATCCGCATGGGTCGCCTGAATGGATTTTAAACAATGGGAAGACAATGTATAAGGAATTATCGAAGGAAACTGATGAATTTTTTACATTTATGACTGAAAATAATTTACTTGACTTGCTTTCTAAAAAGGGAAAAATGAGCGGCGGATACTGCACTTACATTCCAGAACACAAGGCACCGTTTATTTTTGCCAATTTTAATGGAACTTCACACGATATTGATGTTTTGACACATGAAGCTGGACATGCTTTCCAAGTTTATCAAAGCCGTGGATTTGAAGTTCCTGAATACTTATGGCCATCTTATGAGGCTTGTGAAATTCATTCGATGAGCATGGAATTTTTAACTTGGCCGTGGATGGACTTGTTTTTTGAAAACGATACTGACAAATATAAATTTATTCATTTATCAGAAGCTCTTTTATTCATTCCTTACGGAGTAACTGTTGATGAATTTCAGCACTGGGTGTATGAAAATCCAGAAGCTACGCCAAAAGAACGTCGTGAAAAATGGATTGAAATAGAAAAAAAATATTTACCAACAAGAGATTACGGAGAAGTCGAAGAATTAAAAAATGGAATTTTCTGGTTTAGACAAGGGCATATTTTCAGTTCGCCATTTTACTACATCGACTACACTCTAGCTCAAGTATGTGCCTTCCAATTCTGGATAAAATCAAGAGAAAACAGAGAAAAAGCATGGCAAGATTATTTGAATTTATGTAAACTTGGAGGAAGCAAACCATTCTTTGAACTTATGAAATCAGCTAATTTGAAAAATCCGTTTGAAGAAGGGACATTGGCTTTTGTAATTCCAAAAATTAAGGAATATTTGGATAATGTTGATGATATGAACTTGTAA
- a CDS encoding tyrosine-type recombinase/integrase yields the protein MEIMNKNMSISKCMDIWLKNEHNYIKESTYFLYLAIIENHLKTYFKRRRVNTISNKDFQSFILDKLNYGRLDGRGGLSKKTVKDMTVVLKSILTFAMNHKIIDRMEFEFKIPRKKKARKVEVFNVEERRRIYKYVKNNLCNQTLGILICICTGLRIGEICALKWEDVDLRTEVINVNHTIQRIYINTAKKSKIIISSPKTESSRRKIPIATELMFLLQRFKSNSDFYVISGNEKYIEPRTYRKFFTKMLNILKISKLKFHSLRHTFATQAIENGIDYKTVSEILGHASVGITLNLYVHPDLEYKKECLNKIFNNFVKKS from the coding sequence ATGGAAATAATGAATAAAAATATGAGTATATCTAAATGTATGGACATATGGTTAAAAAATGAGCATAATTATATAAAGGAATCAACTTACTTTCTTTATTTGGCAATTATTGAAAATCATTTGAAAACATATTTTAAAAGAAGAAGAGTTAATACAATTTCAAATAAAGATTTTCAATCTTTCATTTTGGATAAGTTAAATTATGGCAGACTGGATGGCAGGGGAGGGTTATCAAAAAAAACTGTAAAAGATATGACAGTTGTATTAAAATCTATATTAACATTTGCAATGAATCATAAAATTATAGATAGAATGGAATTTGAATTTAAAATTCCTAGAAAGAAAAAGGCTAGGAAAGTTGAAGTATTTAATGTTGAAGAAAGAAGAAGAATTTATAAATACGTGAAAAATAATCTTTGCAATCAAACGCTAGGAATACTTATTTGTATATGCACTGGTCTTAGAATAGGTGAAATATGTGCATTAAAGTGGGAGGATGTGGATTTACGAACAGAAGTTATTAATGTTAATCATACGATTCAGAGGATATATATTAATACAGCTAAAAAGAGCAAGATTATCATTTCATCACCCAAAACAGAAAGTTCAAGGCGAAAAATTCCTATTGCCACAGAATTAATGTTTTTATTACAAAGATTTAAATCTAATAGTGATTTTTATGTCATTTCTGGCAATGAAAAATATATTGAGCCAAGAACCTACAGAAAATTTTTCACAAAAATGTTAAATATTTTAAAAATTTCAAAATTGAAATTTCATTCATTAAGACACACTTTTGCAACACAAGCTATTGAAAATGGCATAGATTATAAAACTGTATCTGAAATTTTAGGACATGCTTCTGTTGGAATAACTTTAAATTTATATGTTCATCCTGATTTAGAATATAAAAAAGAATGTCTGAACAAAATTTTTAATAATTTTGTAAAAAAATCTTAA
- a CDS encoding exopolysaccharide biosynthesis polyprenyl glycosylphosphotransferase, translated as MKLNKDIRIRILYIFILYIVYSLLLDKYNYVARYLTNFIFILFIFVKFIFGQLDFYAERFRFKDVFITLGIDVIFSVMLYAFWKQFNIFYIYLLIFVFQVIFRKIVCSIYMKKQNVLIFGSNHIKNNIQEDIINTLDYNYVGYISNNKSGATKYLIGNYDQMEEIISKKEIDVLVIVKNIKSPDFKKYLKRIFDLKINGLKIINYEEFNEDIQKKIDINQINEEWLLQSNGFDILSNEMQKNIKRGIDLILALTLMVILSPLALITAIIIKMESKGPVIFKQTRIGENMKPFKVYKFRSMKIHDPEKYSKYTLDNDTRVTNFGKFMRKTRIDELPQLWNIIKGTMSFIGPRPEWDILAKDYAKQINHYNLRHLIKPGITGWAQVMFPYGESLEDAKRKLEYDLYYLKHQDLVLDVLIVMKTAKAVLFGKGK; from the coding sequence ATGAAATTAAATAAAGATATTCGGATACGTATACTTTATATATTTATTTTATATATTGTTTATAGTCTTCTACTGGATAAATATAATTATGTAGCAAGGTATCTGACCAATTTTATATTTATCTTGTTCATATTTGTAAAATTCATATTCGGACAGCTTGATTTCTATGCGGAACGTTTCAGATTTAAAGATGTCTTTATAACATTGGGAATTGATGTAATATTTTCGGTTATGCTGTATGCTTTCTGGAAACAATTTAATATTTTTTATATCTATTTATTAATTTTTGTGTTTCAGGTGATTTTCAGAAAAATAGTATGCTCCATTTATATGAAAAAGCAAAATGTATTAATATTTGGTTCCAATCATATAAAAAATAATATTCAGGAGGATATTATTAATACCCTTGATTACAATTATGTTGGGTATATTTCAAATAATAAAAGTGGGGCAACAAAGTATTTGATTGGAAATTATGACCAGATGGAAGAAATTATCTCTAAAAAGGAAATAGATGTATTAGTAATTGTAAAGAATATAAAAAGTCCTGATTTTAAGAAATATTTAAAAAGAATTTTTGATTTAAAGATCAACGGACTAAAAATAATAAACTATGAAGAATTTAATGAAGATATTCAAAAAAAAATAGATATAAATCAAATAAATGAAGAATGGCTCTTACAATCAAACGGATTTGATATTTTAAGTAATGAAATGCAGAAAAATATAAAACGTGGAATAGATTTGATTCTCGCCCTTACTCTAATGGTGATTCTATCACCACTTGCATTAATTACTGCAATAATAATTAAGATGGAATCTAAAGGTCCAGTTATATTCAAACAAACTAGAATAGGTGAAAATATGAAACCTTTCAAGGTATACAAATTCAGAAGCATGAAAATACATGACCCTGAAAAATATTCAAAATACACACTAGATAATGACACAAGAGTCACAAATTTTGGAAAGTTTATGAGAAAAACAAGAATTGATGAACTTCCACAATTGTGGAATATCATAAAAGGAACAATGAGTTTCATAGGCCCACGTCCAGAATGGGATATTTTAGCAAAAGATTATGCAAAGCAAATAAACCATTATAATCTTAGACACCTTATAAAGCCTGGAATAACAGGTTGGGCACAGGTAATGTTCCCGTATGGGGAAAGTTTAGAGGATGCAAAGAGAAAGCTTGAGTACGATTTGTATTATCTGAAACATCAGGATTTAGTACTGGATGTGTTAATTGTTATGAAGACTGCTAAGGCTGTCTTGTTTGGAAAAGGGAAGTGA